AGCGATCCACGTATGGGTAAGAGTTATAGTCTAATTCACACAGACTCCATTACTGTTAATTATTATCCCGGGAGGTCACAGATTTACAAATGGAGAGGTGTATCTGCTCACAGTCCTTATTAGATTGAATATTGGTACCTAGCTTCAGTATTGCACTGatctaactgaaaaaaaggtCCTTAATTTGCTGCCTTTAGCATGCCACCTAGAAGGGGCTAGTACTTATGGGCACCTGAAAGGACTccaagaaagaataaaagtcaGTGATTACTGGCCTTAATGGCTTCTTGAGGTTGGAATGTGAACATGACATAGACGCTCTACAAAACTGCCACGCAGTGCAAGCATCAGTGTCTCTCCCTGTATGTTTTGGCCTTCCCAGGATGACTTTATATGTATTTGAACACAATTTTTGAAGgtctgcaaaacaaaactggtttTGGGTTCTGTGAATCCATTAATCTGTCCGTCAGGTTTCTCTTCCATTGGGTATGAGAATGGAAGTGAGACTAGATACAAGCAGAGACTTATGACATTAAGGAAAAGGATTCTTCATACCTCCATCTCACGGCCTTCCCATTTTCTTGGGCAACAAAAGTATTTTACTTCTTCATTTTGCGGTAGGTAAAGGTTAAAATCCACTTTACCTTTCTCAGAAGACAACATGCAAGGAGCATGTTGTCATGAATCTTGTAAAACAGAACGGTATGTTTTGTAAAACTGAGACAATTGTTTCGGTGAGAAATATTTTGTTAGTAATGACCTATCCCCAGTTAAATCCAGCACTTTTATCACTGCAATAGTCATGATACATGAAGTGATGAAGAATATCACTCAGTATTGATGGAGTGCTTTGCCATTTGTTTACTCTGCTTATGTGGCAACAGGGGGATGTATGGATCATGTAAATAGAGCTTTCtcaaggaggggtggggggcaagCAGGCAGACACTCTCAAGGCAAGACTGTTGAAATTATTTATGTctgaaaaattacagttttcacaATGTGGGTATTTGAAATATTGTgaaatattatatttttcatGATTAAGTAAAATGTAcaaattcagtaatttttcaaGTGTCAGCAAAAATGGCCCTTCTTTAAGATCTTCTCTACTGTTATGAAAACATCCCAAATGAGGCTGTGATGAAATGCTGTTGAGAAATAGtaaattctgaattttgtttcagatttctcATCTTCTGAGCAGAGTAGAGCAATCAATAATGCAACAAGAAGCTAAGCTGAAGATTGCCTACAAAGAGAGCAACCAACAGCTCCATCTTCTGGATACGAAGTGAGTGCCCGGGAAACCCTGCTGCTGCCATGTGCCTCAGAAGACAGGGCCTTAATTTTCCAAGTTTGACTGTTGTAATCTTCAGGCCTACAAAAGCATGAACCTGTTTAAATACGTATGTGTGCACAATAGGTATTACAAAAGCACAACGGTCTGTCAAGTGGGACTCACTTTCAACAAGAATTCTGCCCCTAATGTGGttaggtaatttttaaaagccctttaaGTCCCTAATTAAATATTCAGGTAGAATTTATGTTAAAGAATACAACTAAGGATCTTCATAAGAGTGGCTTGGCACCTTTTTGGAAGAACTGTAGGAAGCAACGAATGCTGGAGGTGACTgtcaaaagcagagcaaaaagttCAACTCAAGCAACCAGCAAGCAAGGCACAGCATTCACAAAGTGCTACTGCTTTTAATTGGCTTCGAATATTGAATATATAAGTCAAATACCTAAATTATTAATGATAAGCTACTGTGCTCCTACTAGACACCATATGGGGATATATTCAATTCTGATATTAACTCCTCTCCAGGCACTTCACTCGGTGGCAGTCCTGGCTTATGCCACCCACGTCCTTACTGCTTATTGCTATCCTCACGCAATCCCATCACTTAAATCAGTGAAACTGTTTGCAAACCAGACGGAAGAATAGATCCAGATTTCAAATATTGACTGGAAAAAAGACTGcccaaagaaaacaatttcagttAGCGTAAACTTGAGGTGGGTATAGGCAACGTAAGTAGGGTTTATGAACCAGCATTGCCACTAAAATAAACAGGTACCAAATCTGTGCTCAGATTCAAGACCTATGGACACAAGGGTTATAATCTGAATGGATGACCATATTCTGTTCTCAATGCTGCAAAGATTTTGCATCTACTATGCCTCAAAATGCCATACTGTGTTCCGTATAAATAACTCCTGTTTTGTTGTGctctttcatctttgttttctaaaataatgtTGCCTTATCCAGTCTAGTAGCCTTAAAGTTCAAAGATTCATTGTAAGTGTCAAGAATGTATTAAATTGTCATTAATTTTTTATGAACATGTTCATAAAAAAAGTCACTGCTGAATGACCAAAAGTTCTGCTCTTTTGTATCTGCTAATTTCTATTATGCTCTTAGATTAAAAAATGCTATTGAGGAACTCAGCAGCCAGATTTTGTCTGCACGTAGCTGGTTGGAACAGGAACATGAAAGGATTGAAAAAGAGCTTGTGCAAAAAATTGACCAACTCTCATTGACTTTTAAGGAAAACACTGTAAGTTTCGTTAAAAGGTCCTAATAATACTTCGCCGGAAGTATTCAAAAGCATTAGTAATAACCAAGATGATGTAACTGAGATACTATTTGAGTGAGATTTTCAGACCTCCTCAATATTTGTATAACTTTTCATTGATGTCAAGTATAACATCCCCACAGCCTGAGAGTCTTCAAATAAATGTGATCACTTCTAAATAGATCGGTATTTTAGCCTACAGTAATCAAGTCAGTTTAAaccattttataaaaaaattataatttcttaCACTTTTGAATTCCACATAAAAGATGATCAATCAATATTTGTTGCATGTTTGGGAAAGACCACCGTAATTTCATATGTAGACTAAATCATTACAATTCTTTTTCCCTGCTCTAGGAAATGAGTGAAAGAGCTATAGAGATGAAATTCAACCAAATGGCAGAGAAAATTGacaaaatagaagaaatacagaagataaCCATGGAAGCACATGAAGCAaaacagactgaagaaaagataaatattCGCATTGGAAAACTTCAAAATGAGATAAATGAAGatataaaagaaatgaaagctgaagTTAATGCTGGTAGGACCATAGTTATCAAGTTCTTTATTCTGAATTGTGGTAACAATGATCAACCTATAATAACATGCAAAATGCCTTTGCTTGTATCAAAGCAGTTTAAAGACTTTTGGGCCAGATGTAATGGCTGCACCTGTGGCATTAAGAAGGATTTTCACTAAGTGTGAAATTCACAGCAACAAGAGGTGACATCTTACTAGCTTGGGAGTGCTCTCCCCAGAGCACACATAGGCACAGCTTGGCTGCCATCGGGGCCGGTTTTGCCATCAGCACACAATTAGAGTCCTATTTGTCTTCAGAACTTTTGCTGTCTTCCTAGCGTAGAGCAGAGTGTTACGGTAGGAACTGCATTCTGATACTAATTATGCGATACTCTTGCTTTTGATCATGAACTAATTTAATTCTCACCTGCAATCAGGGTTTGCAGCTATCTATGAGAGCATTGGGTCTCTACGGCAAGTTCTAGAAGCGAAAATGAAGCTGGACAGAGATGAACTACAGAAGCAGATCCACCAAATGAAGCAGGAGGTTCCAACGTGGGGAGAGGCTGGACCGTGACTACAAGATTTGGTCTGAGAGATTAACGTTTACCTGGCTAAACAGGCAGACTGAAATCTTGTTCCAGTCTGTAATCCAAATTAAATGCATGTACCACATGACATGCAGCTGTTGCACAGGCCCATGTGATTGCTCAAAGCAGTAAACGCAAGCTCTTCACAGACCAACCCACAACAAGCTCTTATGGGCTGAGGTGCTGCTTTGCCACTGCACTACTCCAGTTGCTCTCAGGAGATTAAGCACCGTGTAAAATTGGAGTAATAATTTGGTGAAGCTGGCACCTAATTTACTAAAGGCATTCCAGTGCTCCCCAGTTTTGCAGGCTTGATCAGgcaggtgtgtatatatataaaaaaaaaagcacctgcaCACacccactttttttaaaaaaaaaaaacaaaaccaaacaaccaaaccaacaaagAAGTCGATATCATTTGTTTAACATCAGTTTGGCAAGGTTCTCCACCTTGATACAAATTACTTAACTGAAGTAAACGGACATTTTTACAGTGACTTTCTCTACTACTGACTTCCTGGGGAGACAGAATTGGTACTAGACAGGCCAATTTTCAAAACCTAGATACCATCAGAACATCTTCATTTAGTTTTGCAAATATCCTCTGTGTGCGTGCGTAAACTAAGTAGTGTTATCAAATGTAGTTGTAGACTAAGATGATTCATGAACAACATAAGAAACTTAACTCGCGTGGTCTTCAGTCTTGTGacctttttaaattaataacCAAGTGGAGCTGAGACAAGGTAGAAGATGTATATAGAGTATTTTATAACTGGGCATGTGTTCCTGTGACTTGTTTCATTGTATTGGTAAAAACTTTCAAAGgtttgaaaacagaagagaaggtgATGATCTAATATAGTCTGGAGAatgtaatgtaaaataaaatgcagtttatgATCTGTTTCAAAATTTTTATAGAAGTAAAAAACCTGATTCTTCCAGTTTAAGACGACTTTAATAATTTAGTGGATTCAAACTGCTAATTGCGTCAACAGTATTTCCCAATAATAATGGTGCTTATTTCCATTCCCAGAACAGAGTACATAATGAAAAATCAGCACCCATATGGCATATTAATCTAGACAGGAAAAGATATATGTTGATTTTATATCTTCATTCATAGCTTGATATTGCTCCTCATGTTTGTAAATCCTGCAGGATTAAGCACTCATGAAGAATAAGAGACTTCATCCAGTATCctattaatttatattattaacaGTAATTCATatacaaaaatacagttaatttacACAAGCATTACtgttaaagcaaataaattaatagGATGTCTCTGCACTGTCTTTAATGGACCTTTCTTTCGGCCAGTATTGCAAAACTGTATTCCTATTTAGAAAATCAGTGGCCAGTTTCTCATCACTTCCATGAAAGAGGGTTTGGCCCACAGTCaccatactaaaaaaaaaaaaaaaaaaaaaaatttgctccaAAAACTTAAACTCATTAACTTTGGTAGAACAGTGTAGTGTgtaaaaatcaagaaaatcaTCTTTACAGGATGACCACCTAAGTTTATTTTCACTTCCTAGATAGTTGAAAGTAATTTAATGTATGAAAGATACATGAAGTTTTTGCAACTCTGGCACCCAATGCTCTCTGGTAACAAAACTGCCTCTGTTACTCCTGTTTTGTATTATCCATGTGCTGTAAAAGATATTTACAATGGCAGCTAAGGGGAAAGCCCAGTTCAGTAAAGGGAGACAACAAAATGCTTGCAGATATTTCTTAAGAATCGTCTTAAAAATTCATTCTTTCTTCTTGTCTGTGTTCTTATCTATTCTTCGATATTTAGCCATGTGCAGTGAAAAAGCTATCACTggtgttttataaaaaaaaggaaaagaacagagaaagaagcaaaaagagacagcacaaaaacccaacattttttttttcttctgtaattagaAATCTGTAGCTGAGAGAATCTGGTATGATACGAAGACCATACAAGAAATCAGAGAAACAATTTATATAGGactttaataaaatgtttctctTGTAAAAATCTTGTGTGATTCATCCAGATACAAAACAACACATAAAAACCCTACCCAactttactttttctgttttgaaaatattttttcctaaatccCAGCTAAAACAAATAACTAAAAAGCTCAAATATTGAAACATGAGCTATCATCAAGCAGCACCTTCAAGCTATATCCAGTGCTGTGTGGAGGGAAGCAGAGGTTATGGGACTGGTatgctgggaggagagagcagaaatGGGGAGCCAGTTCTAGGTGGACACACACAAGCGCAGCCTGCCCAGCATCCAGCCTTCCCACCCCGTGCTCTAACTGGGCAGCTGTGGAAGAAGTCACATGTTCCAGACCAAGAGGGTTCTACAGAAAAATTGAGGAAATGCCAGAATGGGAAAAAGTaatatgaagaaagactgaaaaatctgGAGAAGTGACAGGGCAAGAGAGCAATCCAGTGAAGTGGCGCGATGGAACAGTAGCAGCAGGGGCAGAGGCAAGGAAGAGTAGCTATCTGCTGGTGAAGTGCAGAACAGGTCTGAAGACTTTAGGAAGAGCTGAAAGTTACAAACAATAATATATTTAATACAAAACACAGAACCCACAAGGATGGGCACATTGATTGATTTGTCACAATTCATGCTCCTTACTCCTCTGCTGCATTTTACTCTGCTCAAacaattggaaaaataaattatttttgtttgttttcccttcagttactttcctttttgttttggtttggggttgcttgtttgtttggtttgggtttttttgttgttttttttgttttttttttaaagttttctgcaAAAATAGGTCAACAATGTCTTGTCTGCGTAGACTGTCAGGGAGTCCTCATGTCTGATAAGTAACAGCTGAGTCAAGGGAGAATTAGAGTCCCTCTATCTTTCAATCGTCTTAAAGTAGTCGTATGGCAAAATCCTCTCCTCAGGAACAGCATGTGCCCAGAGGGATAACTGTGACGCTGGGAGAACAGCATTACAGACACAACAGTCCATGGAAGCTTGATTTTTCAAAGCGGAAACTAATTCTGAAAACTGACCTGCAGAGATCCCATAAAACCTAAATAGCTGTGCTAGAAAGCGGAGCTGCCCCTTCATCTTTCCTTTCCGTGCTGGTCTCCGGTGGCATTCCTGTGTGCCAGTCCTTCAGAGACAGAGAGGGCTTCTGATGGCGGCAGTAATGTGCTTTCTTTGCTCAACATAAGTACTCACGCTATGAGTCACTGTCTGTAGGGCACCAAACGCAGGGTGCCAGAGCCTGAAAGTGAGGACAGACAGTGTCCTTCTGGATGACACTCAAGCAAACAGAATGAGACTTAGTCTATTTGGGAAAGTATAATACTGAATATGCACAAATTACTACTTAGAACACAAAGCACACTGACATAACCATAAACTCACTgaaggaaggacagggagaagcCTTGAGAAGCCATTTGCTCCTTCTCTCCGCTTCAGGACAGGGCCAACTCTATCCAAAACATTTGTCATAGACACTCATCTAACCTGCTTACAAAAGTCTTTCAAGCATAAATTGTTGACTAATGCACTCTATTCCAATGCTTAAAGAACATTGCCCTGCCACCCAAACACCTAACCTAAACGGACTCTTGATAGGACAAGACATAATGGACTAAAATTTCAAGTGCAGAGGacacaaaatgtaatttattacattttcctgCATGTCCATTAATTTTTTAGAGCAACCTGTATTTTACAGAGGATTGAGATGAAGTTTCACAGGGATCTTTGCCCAatatttcttaaacttttttctccttcctattcctcttaaaaaaacccaaaaacaaaccaaaagcaaacaaaaaaacccacccaaaaccaccaccaccaaaaccagccaAAAGCAGACCACTTCTTCTCaggaagttttaaaaactttttttgtcagCTATTTAGCACGCATGAGGCTTGAACCACTTGCAGTGTGCAGACCATAGTACTCAGTCAGCTATGTTGCCTGAATGACATAGCAAGTGTCAAAGGATAAACTCATTACAAAATTTTTAACTGGAGTACGTGCCTTTTACATTAGCATGTGATAACACAGTAGAACTATCGTACTGTGCAGTGAAGGActtcactggaaacagaattatGTCAGTAGTTACACAGCAACTGGGTTATTTAGACTCATTAAGCAAGCCAAAGTAATGATGCAAGTAAGAAGTTAAAAGGATGATCCTGACTTCAACATCTAGTTGTTTGCGTAGTACATTTTTACACCGTGGATATTTTGTCATTATGTACCGACACAGTTCAGTGGGCAGTTTCCACATTAGAGAAAGATGATATGCAAGATAACGAACAGCAGGATACTGCTGTAACACcaatttaaactgaaatgtaattttttcttcttgtctcaaTTTCTACATTTCCTGTTCTACCTACTCAAGTATTTAGCCATCAGGATCAGAAAGTGTTCTCTGTATCTTAGAATTAAAGCGCTCATTAGACATGTATTCCGATAATGTAAATGTCTAACAAGAGACACATGACAAATCAATGAAGCTCTTCTATGTCTAGAGAAGAGATTCCTCCTGTGATACTCCCCACAATGTAAGAAATTCAGAGGcgaatttgaaagaaaacaattctgGAAATTTGATGCAAG
The sequence above is drawn from the Rissa tridactyla isolate bRisTri1 chromosome 9, bRisTri1.patW.cur.20221130, whole genome shotgun sequence genome and encodes:
- the FAM81A gene encoding protein FAM81A translates to MAQRSPIFPTLAPSERRVRNIALHSQALTAVPLASASLVDQLEDRILSHEKTTAALVEHAFRIKEDIVSTLHRMQNKGGGDRLARQLLEEHIRNITAIVRQLNRDIEMLQEQIRVRDNLSYGTNSTLKSLEMRQLSGLGDLRGRVARCDAGLARLSAEHKITYERLQSLSKDQHTSKLILESKIKEAEIQISHLLSRVEQSIMQQEAKLKIAYKESNQQLHLLDTKLKNAIEELSSQILSARSWLEQEHERIEKELVQKIDQLSLTFKENTEMSERAIEMKFNQMAEKIDKIEEIQKITMEAHEAKQTEEKINIRIGKLQNEINEDIKEMKAEVNAGFAAIYESIGSLRQVLEAKMKLDRDELQKQIHQMKQEVPTWGEAGP